A stretch of Geomonas oryzisoli DNA encodes these proteins:
- a CDS encoding Rne/Rng family ribonuclease encodes MGNELVINTTSHETRIALIENGTIAELYVERSRVKGIIGNIYKGRVVRVLPGMQAAFVDIGLEKAAFLYVADVFDAMDEYDSYMEPEEGEEPVPHPLHPIEELLQEGQELLVQISKEPIGTKGARITAHISLPGRHLVYMPTVDHVGISRRIEDEVERERLKEIVDRIKPVGGGFIVRTVSEGKSEEDLVADLHYLTKLWDEIAKKKDKAGAPTLIHSDLDVTQKVVRDILTESVERIVVDSKPEHDKIVQFISTFMPKMKYSIELYDEEEPIFDHFGLEVEISRALGRKVWLKSGGYIIIEQTEALTAIDVNTGRYVGKHNLEDTILKTNLEAVKEIAYQLRLRNLGGIIIIDFIDMEKEVNREKVYGALEEALKSDKSKTNILKISELGLVEMTRKRVRESLGRMMCEPCPYCEGRGYVKSKITVCHEIFRELRREMLDIRGTKVMLTVHPQVADLLYDEERRGLEELEKNFKKRITVRAKPGFHQEQFEVAVS; translated from the coding sequence ACAATCGCGGAGCTGTACGTCGAGAGGAGCAGGGTGAAGGGAATCATCGGCAACATCTACAAGGGAAGGGTGGTCCGGGTGCTGCCTGGCATGCAGGCGGCATTCGTGGACATCGGGCTGGAAAAGGCGGCCTTCCTCTACGTGGCGGACGTCTTCGACGCCATGGACGAGTACGACAGTTACATGGAACCGGAGGAGGGGGAGGAACCGGTACCGCACCCGCTGCACCCGATCGAGGAACTGCTGCAGGAAGGGCAGGAGCTCCTGGTGCAGATCTCCAAGGAGCCGATCGGCACCAAGGGCGCCCGCATCACGGCGCACATCTCGCTGCCGGGACGGCACCTGGTCTACATGCCGACCGTCGATCACGTCGGCATCTCGCGTCGCATCGAGGACGAGGTCGAGCGTGAGCGCCTGAAGGAGATCGTCGACCGCATCAAGCCGGTCGGTGGCGGCTTCATCGTCCGGACCGTGTCCGAAGGGAAGAGCGAGGAGGACCTGGTCGCCGACCTGCACTACCTCACCAAGCTCTGGGACGAGATCGCCAAGAAGAAGGACAAGGCCGGCGCGCCGACCCTGATCCACTCCGACCTGGACGTGACCCAGAAGGTGGTGCGCGACATCCTCACCGAATCGGTCGAGCGCATCGTGGTCGACTCGAAGCCCGAGCACGACAAGATCGTCCAGTTCATCAGCACCTTCATGCCCAAGATGAAGTACTCCATCGAGCTCTACGACGAGGAGGAGCCGATCTTCGACCACTTCGGCCTCGAAGTGGAGATCAGCCGGGCGCTGGGCCGCAAGGTCTGGCTGAAATCGGGCGGCTACATCATCATCGAGCAGACCGAGGCGTTGACGGCCATCGACGTCAACACCGGGCGCTACGTCGGCAAGCACAACCTCGAAGACACCATCCTCAAAACCAACCTGGAAGCGGTCAAGGAGATCGCCTACCAGCTGCGCCTTAGGAACCTGGGCGGGATCATCATCATCGACTTCATCGACATGGAGAAGGAGGTGAACCGCGAGAAGGTCTACGGTGCGCTGGAAGAAGCGCTCAAGAGCGACAAGTCCAAGACCAACATCCTGAAGATCTCCGAGCTCGGTCTGGTCGAGATGACCAGGAAGCGGGTGCGCGAGAGCCTCGGGCGCATGATGTGCGAGCCCTGCCCGTACTGCGAAGGGCGCGGCTACGTGAAGTCCAAGATCACCGTCTGCCACGAGATCTTCCGCGAGCTGCGCCGCGAGATGCTCGACATCCGCGGCACCAAGGTGATGCTCACCGTGCACCCGCAGGTGGCCGACCTCCTCTACGACGAGGAGCGCCGCGGCCTGGAGGAGCTGGAGAAGAACTTCAAGAAGCGGATCACCGTGCGCGCCAAGCCCGGTTTCCACCAGGAGCAGTTCGAAGTAGCAGTCAGCTAA